From Desulfatibacillum aliphaticivorans DSM 15576, the proteins below share one genomic window:
- a CDS encoding SpoIIE family protein phosphatase, translating to MKDLDDTQNSQSGAESFSKMFVLRSFRRRTVGGNFVGMALCVLYFVFFDSITVADNLSGIFYGSAGIFLFQTLITGLAVRRWFRDVVGYMDVLNGQMQEAPGIKEIAKRKVINLPYLSALATIWNWLAASLVFPVMIPFLENISGDPRLPYRMFLGILFSGVITTSLVYFNMELFSRELWPKLFPNDKITGVKGAWRMTMGTRIIISLIVTGVLPILMLSVVVYNKTRLMLAQNPESLLHSQLAVISFLLVGCTIATLIVARMAARSIVVPLANLERAIRKVEAGDYNVRAPLVSNDELGTVSESFNNMIGVLRDKERMKIMELEMEQGRKIQQDFLPKDIPEVSGWEIDADFHPARQVAGDFYDVFKLPGGGVAFVIADVCDKGVGSALFMALFRSLLRVYTLQLGEACDDGHCHDGPVQNALYAVSHTNDYIAAVHGEQGMFATVFLGVLDPAGGTLDYVNAGHEPPILARKDGSQELLNPTGPAAGLREGIEFGHGAVTMEAGDLLYGYTDGVLDARSPEGKAFSRKRILSLVEGAQDSAHGLVLSVDKALFKHMAEEPQFDDITMICLRRKT from the coding sequence GTGAAAGACTTGGACGATACACAAAATAGTCAAAGCGGTGCAGAGTCCTTCAGCAAAATGTTTGTGCTGAGGTCCTTCCGCCGCAGAACGGTCGGCGGAAATTTTGTGGGCATGGCGCTTTGCGTCTTATATTTTGTGTTTTTCGACTCAATCACCGTCGCAGACAATTTAAGCGGGATTTTCTATGGATCGGCGGGGATTTTTCTCTTTCAAACCCTGATTACCGGGCTTGCCGTTCGCAGATGGTTCCGCGATGTTGTGGGGTATATGGACGTCCTGAACGGACAGATGCAGGAGGCTCCTGGGATCAAGGAGATCGCCAAAAGAAAAGTCATCAATCTTCCCTATTTATCCGCTCTGGCCACCATTTGGAACTGGCTGGCCGCCTCCCTGGTTTTCCCCGTGATGATACCCTTTCTTGAAAATATCTCCGGCGATCCGCGTTTGCCGTATCGCATGTTCCTGGGGATATTGTTTTCCGGAGTTATAACCACGAGTCTGGTCTATTTTAACATGGAGCTTTTCAGCCGGGAACTATGGCCGAAATTGTTCCCTAACGACAAAATTACCGGAGTAAAAGGCGCCTGGCGTATGACCATGGGGACGAGAATTATCATCTCCCTGATTGTGACCGGGGTGCTTCCCATCCTGATGTTGTCCGTCGTGGTGTACAACAAAACCCGGCTCATGCTGGCGCAGAACCCGGAGTCCCTGCTGCACTCCCAGTTGGCTGTCATTTCTTTTCTGCTGGTTGGATGCACCATCGCCACGTTAATTGTAGCCCGCATGGCGGCCAGAAGCATTGTCGTTCCCCTGGCGAATTTGGAAAGGGCTATCAGAAAGGTGGAGGCCGGAGATTATAACGTGAGGGCGCCTTTGGTTTCCAATGACGAATTGGGGACCGTGTCCGAAAGTTTCAACAACATGATCGGCGTTCTAAGGGATAAGGAGCGCATGAAGATCATGGAATTGGAGATGGAGCAGGGACGCAAAATTCAACAGGATTTTCTTCCCAAGGACATCCCCGAGGTTTCCGGCTGGGAGATTGACGCGGATTTTCATCCGGCGAGGCAGGTGGCGGGGGATTTTTACGACGTCTTTAAGCTGCCTGGAGGCGGCGTGGCCTTTGTCATTGCCGATGTCTGCGACAAAGGGGTTGGCTCGGCCTTGTTCATGGCTTTGTTCAGAAGCCTTTTGCGTGTGTACACCCTGCAGTTGGGCGAGGCCTGCGACGACGGGCATTGCCATGACGGTCCGGTGCAAAACGCCTTGTACGCTGTTTCCCACACCAATGACTATATAGCGGCCGTGCACGGAGAGCAGGGCATGTTCGCCACCGTGTTTTTGGGCGTCTTGGACCCGGCCGGCGGCACGCTGGATTATGTGAATGCCGGCCACGAACCCCCGATCCTGGCGAGAAAAGACGGATCGCAGGAGCTCTTGAACCCCACCGGGCCGGCAGCAGGTCTGCGGGAAGGCATTGAGTTCGGCCATGGCGCCGTTACGATGGAAGCCGGCGACCTGCTTTATGGATACACTGACGGCGTGCTGGACGCCCGCAGCCCGGAAGGAAAGGCTTTTTCCCGTAAGCGCATCCTGTCTCTGGTGGAAGGCGCCCAGGATTCGGCCCACGGCCTGGTTTTATCCGTGGATAAGGCGCTGTTTAAACACATGGCCGAAGAGCCCCAGTTCGATGACATCACCATGATATGTCTAAGGAGAAAAACATGA
- a CDS encoding amphi-Trp domain-containing protein: MAAKKERDVVKEYSVKQTVEKLRRLADCLESGKPFRIQIAGERVNVPAGAVFNIEHEREGNSEEVEFQFKWENKSD, translated from the coding sequence ATGGCAGCCAAGAAAGAACGCGACGTCGTTAAAGAGTATTCCGTCAAGCAGACGGTGGAAAAGCTCAGGCGCCTGGCGGATTGCCTGGAGAGCGGCAAGCCTTTCCGCATTCAGATTGCCGGGGAGCGAGTCAACGTGCCGGCGGGCGCGGTTTTCAACATTGAGCATGAGCGGGAAGGAAACTCGGAAGAGGTGGAATTCCAGTTCAAATGGGAAAATAAATCTGACTGA
- a CDS encoding histidine phosphatase family protein, translating into MSRLYMVRHGQASFGTPNYDRLSPTGQEQSKNLARHLIDKQSKFHAVYTGNMLRHQQTAQPLVDEGGLEGLCPGDFVVNGAFDEYDATTVWTIQIEEMIREKPSIAQELNRLPDDREMFERLFRQAMLRWVSGEQDEEKGPTWQAFSSRVAKGVKEVMETHGDGENVIVFSSAGPVSAALQFVLDLDYTKAMELAFATLNASVTVFEFNRNHITLQGYNNVSYLDESLITDR; encoded by the coding sequence ATGAGCCGTTTATACATGGTGCGCCACGGACAAGCCTCTTTCGGGACGCCGAATTACGACAGATTGTCCCCCACAGGGCAAGAGCAGTCAAAGAACCTGGCCAGGCATCTCATTGACAAGCAATCCAAGTTTCATGCGGTGTACACGGGAAACATGCTGCGTCATCAGCAGACCGCCCAGCCCCTGGTGGATGAGGGCGGCCTTGAGGGCCTGTGCCCAGGCGATTTTGTGGTGAACGGGGCTTTTGACGAATACGACGCAACCACCGTGTGGACCATCCAGATTGAGGAGATGATCCGGGAGAAGCCTTCCATCGCCCAGGAGTTAAACAGGCTTCCGGACGACCGCGAGATGTTTGAAAGGCTTTTCCGCCAGGCCATGCTCAGATGGGTGAGCGGGGAGCAGGACGAGGAAAAAGGCCCCACCTGGCAAGCCTTTTCCAGCAGGGTCGCCAAAGGCGTGAAAGAAGTAATGGAAACCCACGGGGACGGCGAGAACGTGATAGTTTTCTCCTCGGCCGGCCCGGTTTCAGCCGCCCTGCAGTTCGTCCTGGACCTGGATTACACCAAAGCCATGGAACTGGCATTCGCCACGTTGAACGCATCCGTTACTGTTTTTGAATTTAACAGGAATCACATAACGCTCCAAGGGTATAATAATGTGTCGTACCTGGACGAGTCACTCATTACCGATCGATAA
- a CDS encoding acyl-CoA dehydrogenase family protein has protein sequence MDFAISEKMETILGMIREFVDKELIPMEPEFLTNEFRDMEPELEKKRDMVKKMELWAPNHPKEYGGMGLNLMDHALVSEALGRTPIGHYVFGCQAPDAGNIEILNLHGTPEQKDKYLQPLVEGKIRSCFSMTEVEQPGSNPVIMDTTAVKDGDDYIINGHKWYSSSADGAEFAIVMAVTNPDNAKYMQASMIIVPSDTPGFNLVRNIPVMGHAGSGWSSHGEILYQNCRVPQSNLLGPEGGGFVIAQERLGPGRIHHCMRWIGICTRAFDLMVHRANTRMMAPGQPLGSKQIIQAFISESAAEIQAARLMVLQAAWAMETKGHKEARKEVSLIKFYVAGVMQKVIDRALQVHGGLGMTDDTIIAFLFRHERAARIYDGADEVHKASIARRILKEYEGKNIR, from the coding sequence ATGGATTTTGCCATCTCTGAAAAAATGGAAACCATTCTCGGCATGATTAGAGAATTTGTGGACAAGGAACTCATTCCCATGGAGCCTGAATTCCTGACTAATGAGTTCAGGGATATGGAACCCGAGCTGGAAAAAAAGCGGGACATGGTCAAAAAGATGGAGCTGTGGGCGCCCAACCATCCCAAGGAATACGGCGGAATGGGCCTGAACCTCATGGACCATGCCCTGGTTTCCGAAGCCCTGGGCCGCACGCCCATCGGCCACTATGTTTTCGGCTGCCAGGCGCCTGACGCGGGCAACATAGAAATCCTGAACCTCCACGGCACGCCCGAGCAAAAGGATAAATACCTCCAGCCTTTGGTTGAAGGTAAAATCCGCTCCTGCTTCTCCATGACGGAAGTGGAGCAGCCCGGCTCCAACCCCGTGATCATGGACACCACGGCGGTCAAGGACGGCGACGACTACATCATCAACGGCCACAAATGGTATTCCTCTTCCGCGGACGGCGCAGAATTCGCCATTGTCATGGCGGTGACCAACCCTGACAACGCCAAGTACATGCAGGCCAGCATGATCATCGTGCCCAGCGACACACCAGGCTTCAACCTGGTTCGCAACATCCCGGTCATGGGCCATGCAGGCAGCGGCTGGTCCAGCCACGGCGAAATCCTGTATCAAAACTGCCGCGTACCCCAGTCCAACCTGCTCGGCCCCGAGGGCGGCGGATTCGTCATCGCGCAAGAACGCCTCGGGCCCGGCCGCATCCATCACTGCATGCGCTGGATCGGCATCTGCACCCGCGCTTTCGACCTGATGGTTCACAGGGCCAACACCCGCATGATGGCCCCCGGACAGCCCCTGGGCTCCAAACAAATCATCCAGGCCTTTATTTCCGAAAGCGCCGCCGAAATTCAAGCGGCCCGCCTCATGGTTCTCCAGGCCGCATGGGCCATGGAAACCAAGGGACACAAGGAAGCCCGCAAGGAAGTCTCCTTGATCAAGTTCTATGTTGCCGGAGTTATGCAAAAAGTTATCGACAGGGCCTTGCAGGTTCATGGCGGACTTGGTATGACTGACGATACGATAATCGCCTTCCTGTTCAGGCATGAAAGAGCCGCCCGCATCTACGACGGCGCCGACGAAGTGCACAAGGCAAGCATTGCCCGGAGAATTTTAAAGGAATACGAAGGCAAAAACATCAGATAG
- a CDS encoding TetR/AcrR family transcriptional regulator has translation MMTYEEFKSMVHLSRREICKEIFNENKDLIKVKKPERVVKNLGKIFEATLALSNKKGFHAMSLRDLSSGAGLSMGALYSYFSSKEELLRMIQDQGRRITSRILEEQIGTVEATREKLQTAIVVHLYLSEVMQPWFYFSYMEAKNLPKRAQKEAILSELSTEQMYADIIKQGQREGIFKPRDPEMTSAFIKAMLQDWYLKKWKYQARQVTVDAYGKVVVDWAFAYLDNQTAMEQ, from the coding sequence ATGATGACTTATGAAGAGTTTAAAAGCATGGTCCATCTTTCGCGGCGAGAGATCTGCAAGGAGATCTTCAACGAAAACAAGGACCTGATCAAAGTCAAAAAGCCTGAAAGGGTGGTAAAGAACCTCGGGAAAATATTCGAGGCCACCCTGGCCTTGAGCAATAAAAAAGGATTCCATGCCATGAGCCTGAGGGATCTCTCCTCAGGCGCAGGCCTTTCCATGGGCGCCTTGTATTCCTATTTTTCCAGCAAGGAAGAGCTGCTGCGCATGATCCAGGATCAGGGTCGACGCATCACTTCGCGCATCCTGGAGGAGCAGATAGGAACCGTCGAGGCCACCCGGGAAAAATTGCAAACAGCCATTGTTGTGCACCTTTATCTTTCCGAGGTCATGCAGCCATGGTTTTATTTTTCCTATATGGAGGCCAAAAACCTGCCCAAGCGCGCCCAAAAGGAAGCCATCTTGAGCGAGTTGTCCACCGAGCAGATGTACGCGGACATCATTAAGCAGGGCCAGCGGGAAGGCATCTTTAAGCCAAGGGATCCGGAAATGACCTCGGCTTTTATCAAGGCCATGTTGCAGGACTGGTATTTGAAAAAATGGAAGTACCAGGCCAGACAGGTTACCGTGGACGCATACGGCAAAGTTGTGGTAGATTGGGCCTTCGCATACCTGGACAACCAAACTGCAATGGAACAATAG
- a CDS encoding phosphotransferase family protein: MSLILDQPHAPREGEELDLASIEPFLKDSIPGLDGPIEISQFPSGHSNLTYSIKAGDRDLVLRRPPFGAKAKSAHDMGREYRVMSALHGKFPYCPKPLAYTEDASIIGSQFYVMERIKGTIIRKDVPEGLNLGPEKARALCLEMMDVLAQLHTLDIKEVGLENFGKPKGYTQRQVQGWTRRYHNAKTPDTPDCEPIIEWLEANMPPEPDRASVLHGDFKMDNVILDPHDPTKIIGVLDWEMSTTGNPLMDLANPVSYWAQADDEQDFIDIRMMPTHIPGALTRKELIERYAEKTGFDIPDFTFYICFGVFRLIVIDQQIYYRFYHGQTKDERFAEFIHRVHVLTKKASAIIKGGMSL, encoded by the coding sequence ATGAGCCTGATACTGGATCAACCGCATGCCCCCCGGGAAGGCGAGGAGTTGGACCTCGCGTCCATCGAGCCTTTTTTAAAAGACTCCATCCCCGGCCTGGACGGTCCTATTGAAATCAGTCAATTCCCGTCAGGACATTCCAACCTGACATACAGCATCAAAGCCGGAGACAGGGACTTGGTCCTGCGCAGACCCCCATTCGGCGCCAAAGCCAAATCCGCCCACGACATGGGGCGGGAGTACCGGGTGATGAGCGCCCTGCACGGAAAATTTCCCTATTGCCCCAAGCCCCTGGCCTACACGGAAGACGCCTCCATCATAGGAAGTCAGTTCTATGTCATGGAGAGGATCAAGGGGACCATCATCAGAAAGGACGTTCCCGAAGGCCTGAACCTTGGGCCGGAAAAAGCCAGGGCATTGTGCCTGGAGATGATGGACGTCCTGGCTCAGCTCCATACCCTGGATATCAAGGAAGTGGGGCTGGAAAACTTCGGCAAGCCCAAAGGATACACCCAAAGGCAGGTGCAAGGGTGGACCAGGCGCTACCACAACGCCAAAACACCCGACACGCCTGATTGCGAGCCCATCATAGAATGGCTGGAAGCCAATATGCCCCCGGAACCGGACCGGGCCTCCGTGCTTCACGGCGATTTCAAGATGGACAACGTAATCCTGGATCCCCATGACCCCACCAAAATCATCGGGGTCCTGGACTGGGAAATGTCCACCACGGGCAATCCCCTGATGGATTTGGCGAACCCGGTCAGCTACTGGGCTCAGGCCGACGACGAGCAGGATTTTATCGACATTCGCATGATGCCCACCCACATACCGGGGGCATTGACCAGAAAAGAACTTATCGAACGATACGCCGAAAAAACCGGGTTTGACATCCCGGACTTCACATTTTACATCTGCTTCGGCGTGTTTCGGTTAATTGTCATAGACCAGCAAATTTATTATCGTTTCTACCACGGCCAGACCAAAGACGAACGTTTCGCCGAGTTTATCCACAGGGTGCATGTTTTAACCAAAAAGGCCAGCGCCATTATAAAAGGCGGCATGAGCCTGTAA
- a CDS encoding phosphotransferase family protein, with protein MSETLDKPKEIREGEELEAAAIEPFLKDSIPGLEGEVKVSQFPSGHSNLTYSISVGDADLVLRRPPFGTKAATAHDMHREYKVLKALREAYPYCPEVLAYTDDESVIGCPFYVMRRIKGIILRKELPKELNFTPEKTRAFCEELIDVHAALHNVDMYEVGLDTFGKPEGYTRRQVEGWSKRYRKAKTPDVPDCEAIMAWLAERMPPDPDKATILHGDFKPDNVILDPNNPTKIIGVLDWEMATIGNPLMDLGSSLGYWTQKGDPDEMRSAPMMPPELGEVMSRKEIIDRYAEKTGINMDNFNFYWCFGIFRLIVIAQQIYYRFYHKQTKDQRFAQLGLAVHILANAADRIVEGKLEI; from the coding sequence ATGAGCGAAACATTAGACAAACCAAAAGAAATTCGGGAAGGCGAAGAACTGGAAGCCGCGGCAATCGAACCCTTTTTAAAGGACTCCATTCCCGGCCTGGAAGGCGAGGTGAAGGTCAGCCAGTTTCCCTCCGGCCACTCCAATCTGACATACAGTATTTCCGTGGGAGACGCGGACCTTGTTTTGCGCAGGCCCCCGTTCGGCACCAAAGCGGCCACAGCCCATGACATGCACCGGGAGTACAAGGTATTGAAGGCGCTTCGCGAGGCCTATCCCTATTGCCCCGAAGTGCTGGCCTACACGGACGACGAGTCCGTCATCGGCTGCCCCTTCTACGTCATGAGGCGGATCAAGGGCATCATCCTGAGAAAAGAGCTTCCCAAGGAACTGAATTTCACGCCTGAAAAAACCCGGGCCTTTTGCGAGGAATTGATCGACGTCCACGCTGCACTTCATAACGTGGATATGTATGAAGTGGGCCTGGACACCTTCGGCAAGCCCGAGGGCTACACCCGCAGGCAGGTGGAAGGCTGGAGCAAGCGCTATCGCAAGGCCAAAACCCCGGACGTCCCGGACTGTGAAGCCATCATGGCCTGGCTGGCCGAACGCATGCCCCCGGACCCGGACAAAGCCACCATCCTCCACGGCGACTTTAAGCCCGACAACGTCATCCTGGACCCCAACAACCCGACCAAGATTATCGGCGTCCTGGACTGGGAAATGGCCACCATCGGCAATCCCCTGATGGACCTGGGCAGTTCTCTCGGGTACTGGACCCAGAAAGGCGACCCAGACGAAATGCGGTCCGCCCCCATGATGCCCCCGGAGCTTGGAGAGGTCATGTCCCGGAAAGAGATCATTGATCGCTACGCCGAAAAAACCGGCATCAACATGGACAACTTCAACTTCTACTGGTGCTTTGGCATTTTCCGCCTGATCGTCATCGCCCAGCAGATTTACTATCGGTTCTACCACAAGCAGACCAAGGATCAGCGCTTCGCCCAATTGGGCTTAGCCGTGCACATCCTGGCCAACGCCGCCGACCGCATCGTGGAGGGCAAGCTGGAAATTTAG
- a CDS encoding GMC family oxidoreductase N-terminal domain-containing protein: MQYDAIIVGTGPGGASTARGLSAKGARVLMLEWGGGEPFNGSQVQSLSMIGAPGKNVFVTPQGLIVGRATTVGGSTSLYCATAFDPPVAMLERYGVDVSQEAAEVLDEIPCAPLKDSLTGEGVRRLTDSARSLGYDWKKIRKFIYQDKCRLDCYKCYTGCPYGAKWTARNFAHEAVANGAQLMDRARVRRVIVKNDRAEGVVFRHKGRERKAFAPMVVLGAGGLGSPIILRRSGVKEAGCNFFVDPLVMAFGVTGDSVGGGEVPMTAGVHFEDEGIMLTDLSVHPSVYMGFTAQMMRFDKVLAHKKVLGIMVKIRDDLGGRLTDRGGVMKNLGKADWGRLRKGYGIAKKILKGAGAMDCFKTWYIAGHPGGTAKIGDVVDANLMTRIENLFVCDCSVIPEAWGVPPSYTLASLGKRLAGHIAAK; the protein is encoded by the coding sequence ATGCAATACGACGCCATCATCGTCGGAACGGGGCCGGGCGGCGCTTCCACGGCCCGGGGCCTCAGCGCCAAAGGCGCCAGGGTGCTCATGCTGGAATGGGGAGGCGGGGAGCCTTTTAACGGCTCCCAGGTTCAGAGCCTTTCCATGATCGGCGCGCCCGGGAAGAATGTCTTTGTCACTCCCCAGGGCCTGATCGTAGGCCGGGCCACCACCGTGGGGGGCAGCACGTCCTTGTATTGCGCCACCGCATTCGACCCTCCGGTTGCAATGCTTGAACGGTACGGCGTGGACGTCTCCCAAGAGGCGGCGGAAGTCCTTGACGAAATTCCCTGCGCTCCCTTGAAAGACTCCCTGACGGGCGAGGGCGTCCGGCGTTTGACCGATTCGGCCCGCTCCCTGGGATACGATTGGAAGAAAATCCGCAAATTCATCTATCAGGATAAATGCCGCCTGGATTGCTACAAGTGCTATACAGGCTGCCCCTACGGCGCCAAATGGACCGCGCGCAACTTCGCCCACGAAGCGGTTGCAAACGGCGCCCAATTGATGGATCGCGCCCGGGTTCGCCGGGTGATCGTCAAAAACGACCGGGCCGAAGGCGTGGTCTTCAGGCATAAGGGCAGGGAGCGCAAGGCTTTTGCGCCCATGGTGGTCTTGGGGGCCGGAGGCTTGGGATCTCCGATTATTCTCCGCCGTTCGGGCGTAAAAGAAGCGGGCTGCAATTTTTTTGTGGATCCCCTTGTGATGGCCTTTGGCGTGACCGGGGATTCCGTGGGCGGCGGCGAGGTTCCCATGACCGCGGGTGTGCATTTTGAGGACGAGGGAATCATGCTGACGGACCTTTCCGTGCATCCCTCGGTGTACATGGGCTTTACGGCCCAGATGATGCGCTTTGACAAGGTTTTGGCTCACAAAAAGGTGTTGGGCATTATGGTGAAAATCCGGGACGACCTGGGAGGCCGCCTGACGGATCGCGGCGGGGTCATGAAAAACCTGGGCAAGGCGGATTGGGGGCGTTTAAGAAAGGGATACGGGATCGCAAAAAAGATCCTGAAAGGGGCGGGCGCCATGGATTGCTTCAAAACCTGGTACATCGCCGGGCATCCCGGCGGCACGGCCAAGATAGGAGACGTGGTGGACGCCAACCTCATGACCCGCATAGAAAACCTGTTCGTGTGCGATTGCTCGGTCATCCCCGAAGCCTGGGGCGTGCCGCCTTCCTACACCCTTGCCAGCCTGGGCAAACGCCTGGCGGGCCATATTGCCGCCAAATGA
- a CDS encoding sulfite exporter TauE/SafE family protein, whose amino-acid sequence MYFPVADINVHPLVPPLVAFAVSFFTSMGGVSGAFMLLPFQVSVLGYSSPSVSATNQLFNIVAIPGGIYRFIREQRMLWPLAWAVVVGTLPGVFIGAWVRVKWLPDPKNFKFFAGLVLLYLGYRLVLDVLKGTKGKGMAANEGNRPSVGQAKFSMSTISFEFDQDSYSVSTLKIYLLCFIVGIIGGIYGIGGGSIIAPFMVAIFGLPVYTVAGAALMGTFATSIAGVAFYSFLARYYPGVSVAPDIGLGLLFGLGGLAGIYMGARCQKFFAPRTIKMVLCFCVLFVAGKYILNFFF is encoded by the coding sequence ATGTATTTTCCCGTTGCAGACATCAACGTCCATCCTTTGGTTCCGCCCCTGGTGGCGTTCGCCGTGTCCTTTTTCACCTCCATGGGCGGGGTCTCCGGCGCATTCATGCTGCTTCCTTTTCAAGTGAGCGTGCTGGGGTATTCGTCCCCGTCCGTCAGCGCTACAAACCAACTGTTTAACATTGTCGCCATCCCGGGAGGAATTTACCGGTTCATCAGGGAACAGCGCATGCTTTGGCCTCTGGCCTGGGCCGTGGTGGTCGGAACCCTGCCAGGCGTGTTTATCGGCGCATGGGTTCGGGTCAAGTGGCTTCCTGATCCGAAAAACTTCAAGTTTTTCGCCGGGCTGGTGCTCCTGTATCTGGGATATCGGCTGGTGCTGGACGTGTTGAAGGGAACTAAGGGCAAGGGCATGGCGGCTAATGAGGGAAATCGCCCTTCCGTGGGACAGGCGAAATTCTCCATGTCCACCATCTCTTTTGAATTCGACCAGGACTCCTATTCCGTGTCCACCCTTAAAATTTATCTGCTGTGCTTTATTGTCGGGATTATCGGAGGCATATACGGCATCGGCGGCGGCTCCATTATCGCGCCGTTCATGGTGGCCATTTTCGGCCTGCCCGTATACACCGTGGCGGGCGCGGCCCTTATGGGCACCTTTGCCACCTCCATTGCGGGAGTCGCCTTTTACAGCTTTCTGGCAAGATACTATCCAGGCGTTTCCGTCGCCCCGGACATTGGCCTGGGGCTGTTGTTCGGCCTGGGAGGCCTGGCCGGAATCTATATGGGCGCCCGCTGCCAGAAGTTTTTTGCTCCAAGAACCATTAAAATGGTTTTATGCTTTTGCGTGCTGTTCGTTGCAGGAAAGTACATTTTAAATTTTTTCTTTTAA